A window of Amycolatopsis australiensis contains these coding sequences:
- a CDS encoding (2Fe-2S)-binding protein, whose product MSGWAARPIAITVDGETVPGLAGQTVAGILLAAGRISWRTTRSGAPRGVFCGIGACFDCLVTVNGVADVRACRRRAADGDEIRTQSREDR is encoded by the coding sequence GTGAGCGGGTGGGCGGCGCGGCCGATCGCGATCACCGTCGACGGCGAGACCGTGCCGGGTCTCGCGGGCCAGACCGTGGCGGGCATCCTCCTGGCCGCCGGGCGGATCTCCTGGCGCACCACCCGCTCCGGCGCACCCCGCGGCGTTTTCTGCGGCATCGGCGCCTGCTTCGACTGCCTGGTCACCGTGAACGGCGTCGCCGACGTCCGGGCCTGCCGCCGCCGCGCCGCGGACGGAGACGAGATCCGGACCCAGTCCCGGGAGGACCGGTGA
- a CDS encoding family 2B encapsulin nanocompartment shell protein, which yields MTAIEERHTPLSLSTAAARTLATTTKTIPHTRATSPRWLLSQLPWVDLPAGSYRINRRLTYILGDGKLTFSTTGAHTRVIPTELTELAPLRGFADDSALTTLADAFEQRHHEPGDTITTEHAPLDALILIAHGKITRHTTGPYGDELTLTTATTGDHLGAELLTTSTATWPYTARAATPVTTLVLPATAYTRLQDSLPTLRSHITTVLSRPKPPANTKGEAAIDLTAGHDGEPRLPGTYVDYDPAPPEYDLAVAQTLLRTHTRVTDLYNAPHDQLHHQLRLTIDALRERQEQDLITDPGFGLLHNAAPQHRITTRTGPPTPHDFDELLTRRRKTKFFLAHPRAITAFARACTRTRTYPATTTLDGKPVMAWRGVPILPSDKIPITPYGTTSILALRTGEKDNGVIGLRPETLPDQHEPGLNIRFAGTSDQAITGYLVSAYHSTAVLVPDALGILDDVEIGRP from the coding sequence GTGACCGCCATCGAAGAGCGGCACACACCACTGTCACTGAGCACCGCCGCCGCCCGGACCCTGGCCACCACCACCAAAACCATCCCCCACACCCGGGCCACCAGCCCCCGCTGGCTGCTGTCCCAGCTGCCCTGGGTTGACCTGCCCGCCGGCAGCTACCGCATCAACCGCCGCCTCACCTACATCCTCGGCGACGGCAAACTCACCTTCTCCACCACCGGTGCCCACACCCGCGTCATCCCCACCGAACTCACCGAACTGGCCCCGCTACGCGGCTTCGCCGACGACAGTGCCCTGACCACCCTCGCCGACGCCTTCGAACAACGCCACCACGAGCCCGGCGACACCATCACCACCGAACACGCCCCGCTCGACGCCCTCATCCTCATCGCACACGGCAAGATCACCCGTCACACCACCGGCCCCTACGGCGACGAACTCACCCTCACCACCGCCACCACCGGCGACCACCTCGGCGCCGAACTGCTCACCACCTCCACTGCCACCTGGCCTTACACCGCCCGCGCCGCCACCCCGGTCACCACCCTCGTCCTGCCCGCCACCGCCTACACCCGCCTCCAGGACAGCCTGCCGACGCTGCGCAGCCACATCACGACCGTCCTCAGCCGACCGAAGCCGCCAGCGAACACCAAAGGCGAAGCCGCCATCGACCTCACCGCCGGCCACGACGGCGAACCACGCCTCCCCGGCACCTACGTCGATTACGACCCCGCGCCCCCCGAATACGACCTCGCGGTCGCCCAAACCCTGCTGCGCACCCACACCCGCGTCACCGACCTCTACAACGCCCCCCACGACCAGCTCCACCACCAACTTCGCCTCACCATCGACGCCCTCCGCGAACGCCAGGAACAGGACCTGATCACCGACCCCGGCTTCGGGCTGCTCCACAACGCCGCGCCCCAGCACCGCATCACCACCCGCACCGGCCCACCCACCCCCCACGACTTCGACGAACTGCTCACCCGCCGCCGCAAGACCAAGTTCTTCCTCGCCCACCCCCGCGCCATCACCGCCTTCGCCCGCGCCTGCACCCGGACCCGCACCTACCCCGCCACCACCACCCTCGACGGCAAACCCGTCATGGCCTGGCGCGGCGTCCCCATCCTCCCCAGCGACAAAATCCCGATCACGCCGTACGGAACCACCTCGATCCTCGCCCTGCGCACCGGCGAAAAGGACAACGGCGTCATCGGCCTGCGCCCGGAAACCCTGCCCGACCAGCACGAACCCGGCCTCAACATCCGGTTCGCCGGCACCAGCGACCAAGCCATCACCGGCTACCTCGTCTCCGCCTACCACTCCACCGCCGTCCTCGTCCCCGACGCCCTCGGCATCCTCGACGACGTCGAAATCGGGCGACCGTGA
- a CDS encoding dihydrodipicolinate synthase family protein → MPTRDLGGVVVAAALPYRADDAAPAGLAVDYDAYAEHCRWLVDHGCRGVGPNGSLGEYSSLTDDERRRVTRTAIEAVGADGIVVAGVHAPGAHQARHWAELAAEDGADGVLCLPPTLYRANPGEVVAHFEAVASVGLPVMVYNNPFDTKVDLTPALLAEIARIDNVVAVKEFSGDVRRVLEIRERAPGLAVIGGADDVVLESLLMGATGWFAGFPNVFPAESARLHELATAGKLDEAKALYEPLVAAFRWDSRTEFVQAIKLGMDMVGRYGGPCRPPRGPLPDDVRARVRADMGRALAALGVA, encoded by the coding sequence ATGCCCACCCGCGACCTCGGCGGCGTGGTCGTCGCCGCCGCGCTGCCCTACCGCGCCGACGACGCCGCGCCCGCCGGGCTGGCCGTCGACTACGACGCCTACGCCGAGCACTGCCGGTGGCTGGTCGACCACGGCTGCCGCGGTGTCGGGCCGAACGGCTCCCTCGGCGAGTACTCCTCGCTCACCGACGACGAACGACGCCGCGTCACCCGCACCGCGATCGAGGCGGTCGGCGCCGACGGGATCGTCGTCGCCGGAGTCCACGCCCCGGGCGCGCACCAGGCGCGCCACTGGGCCGAGCTGGCGGCCGAGGACGGCGCGGACGGCGTGCTCTGCCTGCCGCCGACGCTCTATCGCGCCAACCCCGGCGAGGTGGTCGCGCACTTCGAAGCGGTCGCGTCCGTCGGGCTGCCGGTGATGGTCTACAACAACCCGTTCGACACGAAGGTCGATCTCACCCCCGCTCTGCTGGCCGAGATCGCGCGGATCGACAACGTCGTCGCGGTGAAGGAGTTCTCCGGCGACGTCCGGCGCGTGCTGGAGATCCGCGAGCGCGCGCCGGGCCTGGCGGTGATCGGCGGCGCCGACGACGTCGTGCTGGAGAGCCTGCTCATGGGCGCGACGGGCTGGTTCGCCGGGTTCCCGAACGTCTTCCCGGCCGAGTCGGCGCGGCTGCACGAGCTGGCCACCGCGGGCAAGCTCGACGAGGCGAAGGCGTTGTACGAGCCGCTGGTCGCCGCGTTCCGCTGGGACTCGCGCACCGAGTTCGTCCAGGCGATCAAGCTCGGGATGGACATGGTGGGCCGCTACGGCGGGCCCTGCCGGCCGCCGCGGGGCCCGCTGCCCGACGACGTCCGCGCGCGGGTCCGTGCCGACATGGGCCGCGCGCTGGCCGCGCTGGGCGTGGCGTGA
- a CDS encoding proline racemase family protein, which yields MRSSRAITAVDSHTEGMPTRVVTGGVAPIPGTTMAERRRYFTAHLDHIRQFLMHEPRGHSAMSGAILQPPCRDDADWGVVYIEVSGCLPMCGHGTIGVATVLVETGMVEVTEPTTVVRLDTPAGLVRAEVSVRDGRATRVKLRNVASFLAERDAVVEVPGLGPVRYDLAYGGNFYAILELSRVDIPFDRAEKDRILAAGLAIMGAINEQRPPKHPADPLIGGCKHVQFLAPGSDARTSRNAMAIHPGWFDRSPCGTGTSARMAQLHARGGLPLHTKFENSSFIGTTFTGELVAETTVGGLPAVIPEFSGRAWITGTATYLLDPEDPFPAGFVL from the coding sequence ATGCGGTCGTCACGGGCGATCACGGCGGTCGATTCGCACACCGAGGGCATGCCGACGCGCGTCGTGACCGGCGGCGTCGCCCCGATTCCCGGGACGACGATGGCCGAGCGCCGTCGGTACTTCACGGCGCACCTGGACCACATCCGGCAGTTCCTGATGCACGAGCCGCGCGGGCATTCGGCGATGAGCGGCGCGATCCTGCAGCCGCCCTGCCGCGACGACGCCGACTGGGGTGTCGTGTACATCGAGGTGTCCGGCTGCCTGCCGATGTGCGGCCACGGCACGATCGGCGTGGCGACGGTCCTGGTGGAGACCGGCATGGTGGAGGTCACCGAGCCGACGACCGTGGTGCGCCTCGACACCCCGGCCGGGCTGGTGCGCGCGGAGGTCTCGGTACGCGACGGCCGGGCGACGCGGGTGAAGCTGCGCAACGTCGCCTCGTTCCTGGCCGAGCGTGACGCGGTCGTGGAGGTCCCGGGTCTCGGACCGGTCCGCTACGACCTGGCCTACGGCGGCAACTTCTACGCGATCCTCGAACTGTCCCGGGTGGACATCCCGTTCGACCGGGCGGAGAAAGACCGGATCCTTGCGGCGGGCCTGGCGATCATGGGCGCGATCAACGAGCAGCGTCCGCCGAAGCACCCGGCCGACCCGCTGATCGGCGGCTGCAAGCACGTCCAGTTTCTCGCACCGGGTTCGGACGCCCGCACGTCCCGCAACGCGATGGCGATCCACCCGGGCTGGTTCGACCGGTCACCGTGCGGCACCGGCACGTCAGCCCGGATGGCCCAGCTGCACGCTCGCGGCGGGCTGCCGCTGCACACGAAGTTCGAGAACAGCTCGTTCATCGGCACGACGTTCACCGGCGAGCTGGTGGCGGAGACGACGGTGGGCGGCCTGCCGGCGGTGATCCCCGAGTTCTCGGGCCGGGCGTGGATCACCGGCACAGCCACGTATCTGCTCGACCCGGAGGATCCTTTCCCGGCGGGTTTCGTGCTCTGA
- a CDS encoding NAD(P)/FAD-dependent oxidoreductase has protein sequence MNRTRAVVIGAGAVGAACARELSLAGFDVVVADRGHPAGGTTSHGEGNLLVSDKGPGAELRLAQLSARLWPQVVAELGPRAAAAEFDPKGGIVVATTEAGARALAEFAARQSAAGVRAEPMSAVDVAAAEPALTRDVTAAVHYPEDAQVQPAGAAVALLGSALGHGARLRTGTEVLGAVVHGGRITGVRVPGEVLAADVVVNAAGPWSGIVSERLGAPIAVRPRRGEVLVTTPMPGVVRHKVYDADYVGAVGSGDEDLQTSAVVEATRGGTVLIGSSRRRVGFAGAILPDVLGAIAAKALRLFPSLAGAAVMRAYGGFRPYVDDHLPVIGEDPRLGNLWHVTGHEGAGIGLSVGTARLLRELLTGATPSMPAEEFTVDRPAVLA, from the coding sequence ATGAACCGAACGCGCGCGGTGGTGATCGGGGCCGGTGCCGTCGGCGCCGCCTGCGCGCGGGAGCTGAGCCTCGCCGGCTTCGACGTCGTGGTCGCCGACCGCGGCCACCCGGCGGGCGGCACGACCTCGCACGGCGAAGGCAACCTCCTCGTCTCGGACAAGGGGCCGGGCGCGGAGCTGCGGCTCGCCCAGCTGTCGGCCCGGCTGTGGCCGCAGGTCGTCGCGGAACTCGGGCCACGGGCCGCCGCCGCGGAGTTCGACCCCAAGGGCGGCATCGTCGTCGCCACCACCGAAGCCGGCGCGCGGGCGCTCGCCGAGTTCGCGGCACGGCAGTCCGCGGCCGGAGTGCGGGCCGAGCCCATGTCCGCTGTGGACGTCGCGGCCGCCGAACCCGCGCTGACCCGTGACGTGACCGCCGCCGTCCACTACCCCGAGGACGCGCAGGTCCAGCCGGCCGGCGCGGCAGTGGCCCTGCTCGGTTCGGCGCTCGGCCACGGCGCCCGGTTGCGCACCGGCACCGAAGTGCTCGGCGCGGTCGTCCACGGTGGCCGGATCACCGGGGTCCGCGTGCCCGGCGAGGTCCTCGCAGCCGACGTCGTCGTCAACGCGGCGGGCCCGTGGTCGGGCATCGTGTCGGAACGCCTCGGCGCGCCGATCGCCGTCCGGCCCCGGCGCGGCGAAGTCCTGGTCACCACCCCGATGCCCGGCGTGGTGCGGCACAAGGTCTACGACGCCGACTACGTCGGTGCGGTCGGTTCCGGCGACGAAGACCTGCAGACCTCCGCCGTCGTGGAGGCCACTCGCGGCGGCACGGTCCTGATCGGCTCGTCCCGCCGCCGGGTGGGCTTCGCCGGCGCGATCCTGCCGGACGTCCTCGGCGCGATCGCGGCCAAGGCACTGCGGCTGTTCCCGTCGCTGGCCGGCGCCGCGGTGATGCGCGCCTACGGCGGCTTCCGGCCCTATGTGGACGATCATCTGCCCGTGATCGGCGAAGACCCGCGGCTGGGCAACCTCTGGCACGTCACGGGACACGAAGGAGCGGGCATCGGCCTGAGCGTCGGTACCGCGCGGCTGCTGCGCGAGCTCCTCACCGGAGCCACCCCGTCGATGCCGGCCGAAGAGTTCACTGTGGACCGTCCGGCGGTGCTGGCGTGA
- a CDS encoding NAD(P)/FAD-dependent oxidoreductase — protein sequence MTRVVVVGAGPAGLAAAEHALRAGADVTVLDQADAPGGQYHRTLPGARHGFEELLDRCTWWPGSTVWALEGRRVHLLRGPADGAGRQRHVLEPDALVLATGAHDRTLPFPGWQLPGVFTAGAAQALAKGERVAVGRRVLVTGTGPFLLPVADSLLGVGAGVVAVLEAGTAATVLTGWKVPGKLGELARYAGTLARHRVPYHLGRAVVEARGDDRVREAVTARVRADWSVVPGTERVFEVDAVCAGHGFVPQPELAVAAGCVLDGGFVGVGGDQRTSVPGVFAAGEITGIGGAAAAAAEGAVAGCAAAGGTPGRALLRRRDRARAFARRLAAAHPIGAAWPGWLREDTIVCRCEETPYGELARAAADPLTAGPHALKLGTRAGLGPCQGRMCGPTVAELCGVAERHHRPIAQPIRLGELAEPEET from the coding sequence GTGACGCGCGTCGTGGTCGTCGGCGCCGGGCCGGCCGGGCTGGCCGCCGCCGAACACGCACTGCGCGCCGGTGCCGACGTCACCGTCCTGGACCAGGCCGACGCGCCGGGCGGGCAGTACCACCGGACGTTGCCGGGCGCCCGGCACGGTTTCGAGGAGCTGCTGGACCGGTGCACGTGGTGGCCCGGGAGCACGGTGTGGGCTCTGGAGGGCCGGCGGGTCCACCTCCTGCGCGGCCCGGCCGACGGCGCCGGCCGGCAGCGGCACGTCCTCGAGCCCGACGCGCTGGTCCTCGCCACCGGCGCCCACGACCGGACCCTGCCGTTCCCCGGCTGGCAGCTGCCCGGCGTCTTCACCGCGGGCGCCGCGCAGGCGCTGGCCAAGGGGGAGCGGGTCGCCGTCGGGCGGCGGGTGCTCGTGACCGGCACGGGACCGTTCCTGCTGCCCGTCGCCGACTCGCTGCTGGGCGTGGGCGCCGGCGTGGTCGCCGTCCTGGAGGCCGGCACGGCGGCGACGGTCCTCACCGGCTGGAAGGTTCCCGGAAAGCTCGGCGAGCTCGCCCGCTACGCCGGGACGCTCGCTCGTCACCGCGTGCCGTACCACCTGGGCCGCGCGGTCGTCGAAGCCCGCGGAGACGACCGGGTCCGGGAAGCCGTCACCGCCCGGGTCCGCGCGGACTGGTCGGTCGTGCCCGGCACCGAGCGGGTCTTCGAGGTCGACGCCGTCTGTGCCGGGCACGGGTTCGTGCCGCAGCCCGAACTGGCCGTCGCGGCCGGCTGCGTGCTCGACGGCGGGTTCGTCGGGGTCGGCGGCGACCAGCGCACCAGCGTCCCCGGCGTGTTCGCCGCCGGCGAGATCACCGGGATCGGCGGCGCGGCCGCCGCGGCGGCGGAAGGCGCGGTCGCGGGGTGTGCGGCGGCCGGCGGGACGCCCGGCCGGGCCCTGCTGCGCAGGCGTGACCGCGCCCGAGCGTTCGCCCGTCGCCTGGCGGCCGCGCATCCGATCGGCGCGGCGTGGCCCGGCTGGCTGCGCGAGGACACGATCGTCTGCCGCTGCGAGGAAACGCCGTACGGCGAGCTGGCCCGCGCCGCCGCCGACCCGCTCACGGCGGGCCCGCACGCGCTCAAGCTCGGCACCCGCGCCGGGCTCGGCCCGTGCCAGGGCCGGATGTGCGGCCCCACCGTCGCCGAGCTGTGCGGCGTCGCCGAACGCCACCACCGCCCCATCGCCCAGCCGATCCGCCTGGGCGAGCTCGCCGAGCCGGAGGAGACCTGA
- a CDS encoding helix-turn-helix domain-containing protein → MDALPNTAADEAPSIRDMLAVNLRAARGARGLSLSELSRRSGIGKATLSQLEAGTGNPTIETVFSLSRALEVAISDLLDHRPRGGLTVVRAAEVEVLRGEGVDLRPLRRIEADSSVFEVYDQVVRGDAPQRSQGHVGVEHTVVQTGGLRVEVAGRTVDLGPGDYVAFDAREPHSYTALAAPVHSVLLLQYRADERLDGRPHPVLRD, encoded by the coding sequence ATGGACGCTTTACCGAACACTGCCGCCGACGAGGCACCGTCGATCCGGGACATGCTCGCCGTCAACCTGCGGGCCGCACGGGGGGCGCGCGGGCTGTCGCTTTCCGAGCTGTCGCGGCGGTCCGGGATCGGCAAGGCGACCCTCTCGCAGCTGGAAGCCGGCACCGGGAACCCGACCATCGAGACCGTCTTCAGCCTCTCCCGCGCCCTCGAGGTCGCCATCTCCGACCTGCTCGACCACCGGCCGCGCGGCGGGCTGACCGTCGTGCGGGCCGCCGAGGTCGAGGTCCTGCGCGGCGAGGGCGTCGACCTGCGGCCGCTGCGCCGGATCGAAGCCGACAGCAGCGTTTTCGAAGTCTACGACCAGGTCGTCCGGGGCGACGCGCCGCAGCGCTCGCAGGGGCACGTCGGCGTCGAGCACACCGTCGTGCAGACCGGCGGGCTGCGCGTCGAGGTCGCGGGCCGGACCGTCGACCTCGGGCCGGGCGACTACGTCGCCTTCGACGCCCGCGAACCGCACAGCTACACCGCGCTCGCCGCGCCCGTGCACTCGGTCCTGCTGCTGCAGTACCGCGCCGACGAACGCCTCGACGGACGGCCGCACCCCGTGCTGCGGGATTGA